The nucleotide sequence tcttctctcctttttGAAGAATCTCATGTCAATATCAACTCCGAGACGTCCTTGTAAAAGTCGTCCGAAAATTAATGAAAGCTAATACGTTCTTTGTAATCTACCATCTTTTAATTTGACGCCCAATCAACAGATCTGCAACAGAAaaagggaagataaatgaataataattttttttttttgttcagcctaataataaattaatactaaGCCACACACCACACAATCTAGCATGCTTAGACAACCATCAACCTATGACCTATTCATGAGATAGCATCTTTACCTCCCATCTTACAAGCACCAAGTTTGCATGCTCCAAAGTTCGGCGAGTCCAAACTAGTCTCCTTTTACCAGACACTAGTTTCATGAATCATGACTCTACCATGTCTCATTTCATTTCAAGACGTAATTAACTCGTGTTGGTTGCGAAAAGGTCGCTTTCTCACTTGTCACTTTCTTGGTGTGCTGAGTTACAATTACGGCTTCATTACTCATCCTTTTATTCCGGTCTGCAACAATCTTCTGTTTTCTGAAGAAATTTTGGTGAAGGTTTCTTGTACACTTTGGTTACCAGTCATTGCTTCTTTTGGTGTTGAAGTTTAAACTAACCAACCTCCTCTTTCTAGCGCTAACAGAAACTACAAATgtcaaaaataagaaataggAATAGTTGAAAGAGCAGGTTCATTGACACAAATGAAATAAGAAGGCTTTTCGGATAAATATGCAAAAAAATTAAGCAAAATATGAGATATACTGATATAGTGAAGTAATGTTTGACATgctatactagattttgatccgcttttggttttcaattttttttgtaaaaaatatatagtataaataagttatgtattttaatttttttctataatatatttaaacttaTGTATATTATTgagtgaaaaaaatatttcgtgAATATATACCTAATCCATTTTTGAATctttaaatttatggttttcCGAATTTTAATTTATGGACTAATATTTACACCTTAacaataaacttcaaaatatatACCTAATTTATATTCGAATTGACTtccagaaacaaacaaaaagtgaCACTATTTCACTTTATAAATGATTCGAAAGTGACGTAGAAAAAGATGATTCGAAAGTAAAAGgacaattgtcaataatagcaccttttaaagtttatgtctcaaaaatagcactagaaggagaaagtcacaaaaatgacattcattaaagggtaaaatatccctaatacccttggtttaaaattaaataaataaacaaaaataaataaaaataaataaaaaattttttatagtttcagattcgaaatttttataaatttttttgaaattttttttcaaattttttttttattttttttcaaattttttttttataatttaaaaatacattttgaaactgtttttaaaatttttattttttattttttataaaattttaaaccctaattccaaaatcccaccccttaactctaaatcctaaggtttggattaattaacccaaaggatataaatgtatatttactttttttaatgaaacctatttttgtgactttgagccttgagtgctactttgggaacaaaaacttggtttagtgctaTTCTAGTATTATGTTAAGTGGAATAAATTCAACAAAAGATAAAAATGCTATTCCACTAATGAgccaaacaaaaatttaatttccACTATAAATTATTCGAAAGTAAATGCTCTCAAGTCGAATAACAATGTCATTTTCCACTATAAATATCCCTCCCACCTAATCCATTATCTCCTTCATCTTATCAATTGGATCTTTCCAGAAAAAATTCGattccgagagagagagaaaaaagaaaatggaGTTCACGGCAGAGCAGCTTAGCCAGTACAACGGGACCGACTCATCGAAGCCGATCTACGTGGCGATCAAGGGCCGAGTATTCGACGTCACCACCGGCAAATCCTTCTACGGCGCAGGAGGCGATTACGCGATGTTCGCGGGAAAAGACGCGAGCAGAGCTCTGGGGAAGATGAGCAAGAACGAAGAAGACGTGTCTCCTTCTCTCGAAGGTCTCACCGAGAAAGAGATGACCACTCTTAATGATTGGGAGAAGAAGTTTGAAGCCAAGTATCCCGTCGTTGGCCGCGTTATCTCCTAAGCTCAATCATATCCTTCCGATCTCTCGTGTGAGGatctgtgtgtgtttgtgtttgatATGATCGTTTGATGACGATTGGAAATCTAATAATGTAATAAATTGGTGTTTCTTACTCTTTTAATCCTTGTATTACTGATTTTAGTTTTGTGATTGCTCTCTCTACGGATAGATCTGCGTGGTATCACTTATCAGATCAAAATTGATGACTGGGTTAGGGATTCCCCCAAATCTTTGGTTGTATTCTTAATCCGGTTTAGTGAATTTAGAGTTATGGTTTAAATGAAATCGTCACAGAGCTCAAAGTTTTAGTGTGGCATGGAGATCGATTGTGTTGATTtgtgtagttttcaaaatagAGAAGATAAATTAATGGGGGTGGGGGTGTTCTTGGACTTCTTCTCCACGCTCTCTTATGGCTATTTCTGCAAGCAACTAAGTTAAGACAGGAAATGAGAGACAAAAGAGTGTCACTATATTCTGCAGCAGAACTGTTGGCTTGAAATGTAAATCTGGCAACTTATATTGTCTTTtggatcatttaaaaaaatatgggtAAAGCTTACTTTGTATGTTATTGTTGGCTTTCAAGATCTTGAGCTGGGTTAGGAGTTGTATGTATCTCATAGTCATAGACATGTCAGCTTGTTGTTGGCGACATATAGCTGTTAAAGAGATGTAACTGGGTTTGTAGACCAGATAAAAGCTTGAGCACAACATGTTTACAACTATATATGTGGTCTAGTTcacccaaaacaaacaaaagcttGAGCACATCATTGATCAAACCATCATGCTCGTTTCATTGGATAGTTCCCAGTGCCACTCTCTGTAGGTTTAGTAGTTTTCTTCGTCTTCTTTGGCTCACCTAGAGTTAAACAATTAACAAGAACATGTCAGTAAACATCAGAAGTAAAAAGAGAATGCTCTGCTTTCTTACATCTAATATCTTCTAATATCTAATACGCTAATTAAAAcctataaatttcaaaaaaccaaacaaaattgGGAGTAATTCTTCAAAATGTGTATATTCGTTGGACCCATAGAGCGCCTTAAAAACGAAAGGCTAAGCCCAAACATAGAAGGCGATAGATAGATAAACCAGAGGAGAGAAGGAGCACTGAGAGCCAAACAGAAATAATTCGGGATTAGGGTTAATCTCTCTCCCAAACTCCGCccaatctctctttctctctctcaccgCCGCGCGCAACTATAACCGCTACCTATatattcacacacacacagacactGGTTACTGCTTCTCAGCTATCATGAGCGGTCAAACCTCTTGTAATAATGACCGAACGAGAACGTACTGGACCCCAACGATGGAGCGTTTCTTCATAGATCTAATGCTCGACCATCTCCACAGAGGCAATAGAACCGGCCACACTTTCAACAAGCAAGCCTGGAACGAGATGCTCTCCGTTTTCAACTCCAAGTTCGAGTCACAGTACGACAAAGACGTGTTGAAGATCAGGTACACGACTCTTTGGAAACAGTACAACGACGTCAAGAGCCTTCTTGATCACGGAGGGTTCTCTTGGGACCAGAGTCATGAGATGGTGGTCGGAGATGAGAGTCTGTGGAGTTGTTATCTCAAGTCTCATCCTGAGGCTCGTGCGTACAAGACCAAACCTGTGTTGAATTTTAATGATCTGTGTTTGGTCTATGGGTATACGGTTGCAGATGGGAGGTACAGTAGGTCAAGCCATGATGTAGAGTTTGAAGATGAGATCAATGGAGTTAACATTGGTGTGTTCTTGCTCTTTCTTGATTTTATTACAAACTGTGTTTTGTCTGTAGGTGAAAGTAGTAGTGGAAGTCTTATTTAGTGATATTTTACTGCAGTGTTTAGTTAGTTTGCTGTTTAGTTGCTTTTAGGATCCGAATAGCAATCCGGTGCGGTagtaatagtaacaaaaacCTATAGATACATATGTACatttaaagatttttgttactattaactGCTGTGCGATTTGTAAACATTCGAAGCCTTAATTTCTTTCTgtaacaagtcctctttgtataacatttaaccaaaagaaaaaaggaaatactTACAATGAGTGATGCTTTCTATGTTCTGTAGGTGAAAGTAGTAGTGGGAGTCTTGTTATGTCAAGTAAAGAAACCTCGAAAACCGAGTGGACTCCGGTAATGGACCAATACTTCATCAGCCTTATGCTTGATCAAATCGGAAGAGGTAACAAGACTGGCAATGCTTTCAGCAAACAAGCCTGGACAGATATGTTAGCTTTGTTCAATGCTAGGTTCAGTGGTCAGTATGGTAAAAGAGTCTTAAGGCATAGGTACAACAAGTTGTCTAAATACCACAAAGACATGGGAGCTATCTTGAAACAAGACGGGTTTTCGTGGGACGAAACTCTTCAAATGATAGCTGCAGATGATGTCTTTTGGAACTCTTACA is from Brassica napus cultivar Da-Ae chromosome A4, Da-Ae, whole genome shotgun sequence and encodes:
- the LOC111215060 gene encoding probable steroid-binding protein 3; this translates as MEFTAEQLSQYNGTDSSKPIYVAIKGRVFDVTTGKSFYGAGGDYAMFAGKDASRALGKMSKNEEDVSPSLEGLTEKEMTTLNDWEKKFEAKYPVVGRVIS